A window of Cryptomeria japonica chromosome 3, Sugi_1.0, whole genome shotgun sequence contains these coding sequences:
- the LOC131060638 gene encoding CASP-like protein 2U2 isoform X2, with protein MNRGEEHNLILRITAFLLFLVSLIMMLISKRSSVTVSISLGEYGTTFQYRFNDYKPFRYVVAVNIIACAYSVIRIIEELTGLSGRFYFYLSLIFDQLMAYIVLSSASAGVGCIILTKELFDGGDIDDEGVRKFVKYASASVSIQLMGFLVIAGCAVISGSPVIRLYKLLIVWVPRRSVLPIVIFSSKAVLGRDNFVLT; from the exons ATGAATAGAGGTGAGGAACATAATCTGATCTTGAGGATCACGGCTTTCTTACTTTTCCTTGTTTCATTAATTATGATGTTAATCAGCAAAAGGAGCTCTGTTACAGTATCAATCTCTCTCGGGGAATATGGCACAACCTTCCAATATCGTTTCAATGATTACAAGCCATTCAG ATATGTTGTAGCTGTAAATATTATAGCCTGCGCATATTCCGTCATACGAATTATAGAAGAACTTACTGGCCTATCTGGAAGATTCTACTTTTATCTAAGCTTAATCTTCGATCAG CTGATGGCCTACATAGTTTTATCGAGTGCCTCCGCAGGCGTTGGGTGCATAATTTTAACAAAAGAATTGTTTGATGGTGGAGATATAGATGATGAAGGCGTGAGAAAGTTTGTGAAGTATGCATCAGCCTCAGTGAGTATACAACTTATGGGATTTTTGGTGATAGCAGGTTGTGCAGTAATATCAGGCTCTCCTGTTATACGCCTTTATAAGCTATTAATAGTTTGGGTGCCCAGGAGGTCCGTGCTACCAATAGTGATCTTTAGCAGTAAGGCGGTGCTTGGCAGGGACAATTTTGTATTAACTTAA
- the LOC131060638 gene encoding CASP-like protein 4B1 isoform X1, whose protein sequence is MNRGEEHNLILRITAFLLFLVSLIMMLISKRSSVTVSISLGEYGTTFQYRFNDYKPFRYVVAVNIIACAYSVIRIIEELTGLSGRFYFYLSLIFDQELVLMKQLMAYIVLSSASAGVGCIILTKELFDGGDIDDEGVRKFVKYASASVSIQLMGFLVIAGCAVISGSPVIRLYKLLIVWVPRRSVLPIVIFSSKAVLGRDNFVLT, encoded by the exons ATGAATAGAGGTGAGGAACATAATCTGATCTTGAGGATCACGGCTTTCTTACTTTTCCTTGTTTCATTAATTATGATGTTAATCAGCAAAAGGAGCTCTGTTACAGTATCAATCTCTCTCGGGGAATATGGCACAACCTTCCAATATCGTTTCAATGATTACAAGCCATTCAG ATATGTTGTAGCTGTAAATATTATAGCCTGCGCATATTCCGTCATACGAATTATAGAAGAACTTACTGGCCTATCTGGAAGATTCTACTTTTATCTAAGCTTAATCTTCGATCAG GAATTGGTTTTGATGAAACAGCTGATGGCCTACATAGTTTTATCGAGTGCCTCCGCAGGCGTTGGGTGCATAATTTTAACAAAAGAATTGTTTGATGGTGGAGATATAGATGATGAAGGCGTGAGAAAGTTTGTGAAGTATGCATCAGCCTCAGTGAGTATACAACTTATGGGATTTTTGGTGATAGCAGGTTGTGCAGTAATATCAGGCTCTCCTGTTATACGCCTTTATAAGCTATTAATAGTTTGGGTGCCCAGGAGGTCCGTGCTACCAATAGTGATCTTTAGCAGTAAGGCGGTGCTTGGCAGGGACAATTTTGTATTAACTTAA